The following proteins are co-located in the Spirochaetota bacterium genome:
- the argG gene encoding argininosuccinate synthase: protein MNNKILLSLPTGQNVGIAFSGGLDTSAAIAWMRHKGAVPYTYTADLAQPDEKDYDDITRRAMEYGAQKARLIDCRALLVSEGLAALQCGAFHITTAGKTYFNTTPLGRAVTGTRLVQAMEEDGVNIWGDGSTYKGNDIERFYRYGLLANPALKIYKPWLDQDFVRELGGRKEMSEWLTTHGFAYKTKAEKAYSTDSNIWGATHEAKELEFLSKGLRIVDPIMCVKFWDASVAIAPEEVSIRFEEGYPVGLNGKSFESKVDLVLEANRIGGRHGLGVSDQIENRIIEAKSRGIYEAPGMALLFLAYERLVSAIHNEGTIDNYRMLGRRLGRLLYEGRWFDPQSLMLRDTITKWIGRAVSGEVALELRRGDDYTILNTEGPNLTYHPERLSMERVNDEAFSPVDRIGQLQMRNLDIIDSREKLAVYSASGVLPKGGMRSLLDAPPEKTDKKK, encoded by the coding sequence ATGAATAACAAGATACTGTTATCCCTCCCGACAGGCCAGAACGTCGGCATAGCGTTCTCCGGCGGGCTCGATACGTCGGCAGCTATTGCATGGATGCGGCACAAGGGGGCCGTTCCCTATACGTATACCGCCGACCTCGCACAGCCCGATGAAAAGGATTATGACGATATCACGCGGAGGGCCATGGAATACGGCGCACAGAAGGCGCGTCTCATCGACTGCCGCGCGCTCCTCGTGAGCGAAGGACTGGCCGCGCTCCAATGCGGCGCCTTCCATATCACTACCGCAGGGAAAACGTATTTCAACACAACGCCGCTCGGACGTGCGGTTACCGGCACCCGCCTCGTACAGGCAATGGAAGAGGACGGCGTCAACATCTGGGGCGACGGCTCGACCTATAAAGGGAATGATATCGAACGGTTCTATCGCTATGGGCTCCTTGCCAATCCGGCGCTTAAGATATACAAGCCATGGCTCGATCAGGATTTCGTGCGGGAGCTCGGCGGACGCAAGGAGATGAGCGAATGGCTCACGACGCACGGCTTCGCGTATAAAACGAAGGCGGAGAAGGCGTATTCCACCGATTCGAACATCTGGGGCGCTACCCATGAAGCGAAGGAACTTGAGTTCCTCTCCAAGGGACTGCGCATCGTCGACCCCATCATGTGCGTGAAGTTCTGGGATGCATCGGTTGCGATAGCGCCTGAAGAAGTATCGATACGCTTTGAGGAAGGATATCCCGTTGGCCTGAACGGCAAGTCGTTCGAGTCGAAAGTGGACCTTGTGCTCGAGGCGAATCGCATCGGCGGGCGTCACGGCCTCGGCGTGTCCGATCAGATAGAGAACCGCATCATCGAGGCGAAAAGCCGCGGCATATACGAGGCACCGGGCATGGCGCTCCTTTTCCTCGCCTACGAACGGCTCGTAAGCGCGATACATAATGAAGGGACCATCGATAATTACCGTATGCTCGGGCGCAGGCTCGGGCGTCTTCTCTACGAAGGCCGCTGGTTCGATCCGCAGTCGCTCATGCTCCGCGACACGATAACGAAATGGATAGGGCGCGCGGTGAGTGGCGAGGTTGCGCTTGAGCTTCGCCGCGGCGACGATTACACGATACTCAACACCGAGGGGCCCAATCTCACCTATCACCCGGAGCGCCTCTCGATGGAACGTGTCAACGACGAAGCGTTCTCACCCGTCGACCGCATCGGGCAGCTTCAGATGCGCAATCTCGACATCATCGATTCACGCGAAAAGCTCGCCGTGTATTCGGCGAGCGGCGTGCTCCCCAAGGGCGGCATGCGCTCGCTCCTCGATGCCCCGCCGGAAAAGACCGATAAGAAAAAATAG
- a CDS encoding sulfatase, translated as MSDKTGTTSRPNLVFIFADQMRGMDMGCAGNHQIHTPNLDRLAGEGIRFSNAVSCLASCTPHRACLISGRYPTTTGVLSNDVPLPIDGKGIGHALRAGGYKTGWVGKWHLFGPAGYRRTFMPPGEHRHGFDALWVGVNCTHDYLDGWYYLNDDPSPVRFYGYEPDIQTDISLQYISEHKNNPFSLFLSYGPPHDPYHTVPNRWKDMYDLEMLEFRPNVPRDIFNYPTCVPGCCKPVDTYLSPEEVVEWHKRYGFDKSIGRGSMPNTPDLIMLRDYYAAISALDHNVGRILDHLEQCGIADNTIVVFTSDHGDMLFSQGAFQKVHPWEESINVPFILRYPKEVPAGTTSRPFNTPDIMPTLMELLGLPVPDYCEGMNFAPLIRGEAQKTPDAAYIMCPWEWNLPAYRGIRTERYTYAESMAAPIILYDNQEDPCQLRNLIDDTHSSELLKNLKKQCHDLAENKNIPFESWSVISRRLDEVNRAWVERYGETIKPTAWDFMRRK; from the coding sequence ATGTCTGATAAAACCGGAACAACATCTCGTCCCAATCTCGTTTTCATTTTTGCAGACCAAATGCGCGGCATGGATATGGGGTGTGCCGGTAATCACCAGATACATACCCCGAACTTAGATCGCTTAGCTGGTGAAGGCATCCGTTTCAGTAACGCAGTATCATGCCTTGCCTCCTGTACACCGCATCGTGCCTGTCTCATAAGCGGACGCTACCCGACAACGACCGGTGTGCTTTCAAACGACGTCCCCTTGCCGATCGACGGCAAAGGTATCGGACATGCTCTGCGGGCCGGCGGATACAAAACCGGCTGGGTCGGAAAATGGCATCTCTTCGGCCCCGCCGGATACCGCCGGACATTCATGCCGCCGGGAGAGCACCGTCATGGATTCGATGCTCTTTGGGTGGGAGTGAATTGCACTCACGATTATCTTGACGGGTGGTACTATCTCAACGACGATCCGTCCCCGGTAAGATTTTATGGATACGAGCCGGATATACAGACTGACATTTCATTACAATATATTTCAGAGCATAAAAATAATCCCTTCTCGCTTTTCCTCTCTTATGGACCGCCACATGACCCCTACCATACAGTTCCGAACCGTTGGAAGGATATGTATGATCTCGAGATGCTGGAATTCCGTCCGAATGTCCCGCGTGATATTTTCAATTATCCAACGTGTGTTCCCGGCTGCTGCAAGCCTGTCGATACATATCTATCGCCCGAAGAGGTGGTGGAATGGCACAAACGGTATGGTTTTGATAAATCAATTGGCAGAGGGTCGATGCCGAATACACCCGACCTGATCATGCTGCGCGATTACTATGCGGCGATTTCTGCATTAGACCACAATGTCGGGCGAATCCTCGATCACCTGGAACAATGCGGAATTGCCGATAATACAATAGTCGTGTTTACCTCCGACCACGGCGATATGCTTTTTTCGCAGGGCGCCTTTCAAAAAGTCCACCCATGGGAGGAATCGATCAACGTTCCATTCATTCTCCGCTATCCAAAAGAGGTCCCTGCCGGCACTACATCACGGCCGTTCAACACGCCGGATATCATGCCGACGCTCATGGAATTACTCGGGCTGCCGGTGCCGGATTATTGCGAGGGTATGAATTTCGCACCGCTCATCAGAGGCGAAGCGCAGAAAACGCCGGATGCGGCGTACATCATGTGTCCGTGGGAGTGGAATTTGCCGGCGTATCGAGGCATCCGAACGGAGCGGTATACCTATGCAGAATCCATGGCGGCTCCGATAATATTATACGACAATCAGGAAGATCCCTGTCAATTGCGCAATCTGATCGATGACACTCATTCCAGCGAATTGTTAAAGAACTTGAAAAAACAATGCCATGACCTTGCGGAGAATAAAAATATTCCATTCGAATCCTGGTCGGTCATAAGCAGACGATTGGATGAAGTGAACCGTGCGTGGGTAGAAAGGTATGGAGAGACGATCAAGCCGACGGCATGGGACTTCATGAGGCGGAAATAG
- a CDS encoding IclR family transcriptional regulator produces the protein MAEKKQKYAAPAISKMFDIVELMARENRAFGINELSRALEMPVNTVYRIVMEMEHRGYAEKSGTGYALGAKFFVLGQIAGSRIDMRTKALPVMKELSEQTGETVHLAILQGDRMVLLDQIETTNPLRIHADTGSILYPHASAFGKCMLAFADEKFMNEYIRKGLASLTERTITDGGKLRSELSGIRTNGFAFDYEEYLNGVRCIGAPVHGTDTMGIASIGIVAPAYRLSEERMKGIASVVIEASNRISETMGRTGRQFAGVQHV, from the coding sequence TTGGCTGAAAAGAAGCAAAAATATGCCGCCCCCGCGATAAGCAAAATGTTCGATATCGTCGAGCTCATGGCGAGGGAGAACCGCGCGTTCGGCATCAATGAGCTTTCCCGCGCACTCGAAATGCCGGTGAACACGGTGTACCGCATCGTCATGGAGATGGAGCATCGCGGATACGCCGAGAAAAGCGGCACGGGTTATGCTCTCGGCGCGAAGTTCTTCGTGCTCGGCCAGATCGCGGGAAGCCGCATCGATATGCGTACAAAGGCGCTGCCGGTGATGAAGGAACTCAGCGAACAGACCGGCGAAACCGTGCATTTAGCAATTCTGCAGGGTGACCGTATGGTGCTGCTGGACCAGATCGAAACGACGAATCCATTGCGCATACATGCCGATACCGGATCGATACTGTATCCGCATGCTTCAGCATTCGGCAAGTGCATGCTTGCGTTCGCGGATGAAAAATTCATGAATGAATATATCAGGAAGGGTCTGGCATCTCTCACGGAGAGGACCATAACCGATGGCGGGAAACTTCGTTCAGAATTGTCCGGCATCAGAACGAACGGCTTTGCGTTCGACTATGAGGAATATCTGAACGGCGTTCGCTGTATCGGCGCACCGGTGCATGGCACGGATACAATGGGAATAGCGTCCATTGGTATCGTTGCGCCCGCATACCGGCTTTCGGAAGAGCGGATGAAGGGGATCGCATCGGTCGTTATCGAAGCATCAAATCGCATTTCAGAGACTATGGGCAGGACGGGCAGGCAATTCGCGGGAGTGCAGCATGTCTGA